Proteins from a single region of Apium graveolens cultivar Ventura chromosome 7, ASM990537v1, whole genome shotgun sequence:
- the LOC141675234 gene encoding receptor-like protein 43, which translates to MNNIQGSLPANLSNFRFLETINLNGNKLEGRVPSSFLEFDSLRVLDLGNNQISDTFPQFLEVLPNLQVLVLKSNKFHGIIITIFKVERPFHSLRIIDLSYNEFSGPLPSIYFKNFKAMMNGDVDKTERKYMGDDTYYSDSMSLVIKGVETEFVRILTVFTTIDLSGNNFEGEIDEFIGNLVSLRYLNLSHNNLTGHIPSSTGKLLMLESLDLSYNRLEGEIPHQLSSLNTLARLNLSFNQLSGPIPVGPQLNTFENDSYVGNLGLCGRPLSKQCEHDFKTKKGDGFDIAAQEEEDDDYFFGGFTWEAVVIGYGCGVVPAFIIGYFMLVAGRPKWFAGIIGRELGLKIRRMEIKWRY; encoded by the coding sequence ATGAATAACATACAGGGGAGCCTTCCAGCAAACTTATCAAATTTCCGTTTTCTGGAAACTATAAATTTGAACGGAAATAAATTAGAAGGAAGAGTTCCTTCTTCTTTTCTTGAATTTGATAGTTTACGAGTTCTTGATCTTGGAAATAATCAAATTAGTGATACATTCCCACAATTTTTGGAAGTTCTTCCTAATCTCCAAGTTCTTGTGCTGAAATCAAATAAGTTTCATGGTATTATTATCACGATTTTTAAGGTGGAACGCCCATTTCATAGCTTAAGAATCATTGATCTGTCGTACAATGAGTTTTCGGGTCCACTGCCGTCAATATACTTCAAAAACTTCAAGGCTATGATGAATGGTGACGTGGATAAAACAGAGCGCAAGTACATGGGGGACGACACCTATTACAGTGATTCAATGAGTCTAGTAATCAAGGGAGTAGAGACTGAGTTTGTAAGAATCTTAACTGTATTTACAACTATTGACCTGTCGGGGAACAATTTTGAAGGGGAGATTGATGAATTCATTGGAAATCTAGTGTCCCTTCGATATCTCAATTTATCTCACAATAATCTCACTGGCCACATACCATCCTCAACCGGGAAATTGTTAATGTTAGAGTCACTAGACCTGTCATACAACCGACTTGAAGGAGAAATTCCTCATCAGCTCTCTAGTCTGAATACACTTGCACGTCTAAATCTGTCTTTCAACCAACTCAGTGGCCCTATTCCAGTAGGGCCACAATTGAATACGTTTGAAAATGATAGCTATGTTGGTAACTTGGGGCTGTGCGGACGTCCCTTGTCCAAACAGTGTGAACATGATTTTAAGACGAAGAAAGGGGATGGGTTTGATATTGCGGCtcaagaagaagaagatgatgatTACTTTTTTGGTGGATTTACTTGGGAAGCTGTGGTGATTGGATATGGGTGTGGAGTGGTACCTGCATTTATTATCGGATACTTCATGTTGGTAGCAGGAAGACCGAAATGGTTTGCTGGTATAATTGGAAGGGAATTGGGCCTCAAGATCAGGAGGATGGAGATTAAATGGCGATACTAA
- the LOC141675236 gene encoding BAG family molecular chaperone regulator 1-like, with protein MNMKSKPTGVFTPARGITAVGGVGLEGYAPLEMRPGGMQVQKRNSDADHSLVVVPNIKVKVKHGSSYLEFNISSQASFGDLKKMVAGPTGLHHSQSLGLRLLLHAYKRKKTVSYCLK; from the exons ATGAACATGAAGAGCAAGCCTACTGGAGTATTCACTCCAGCACGAGGAATTACCGCGGTTGGAGGCGTTGGACTGGAGGGATATGCTCCTTTAGAAATGAGGCCAGGGGGAATGCAGGTTCAGAAAAGAAACTCTGATGCTGATCATAGTTTAGTTGTAGTTCCAAATATTAAAGTGAAAGTGAAACATGGTTCATCATATCTTGAGTTTAACATTAGTTCTCAAGCAAGCTTTG GTGATTTGAAGAAAATGGTGGCAGGGCCAACTGGTTTGCACCATTCTCAAAGTCTTGGTCTTCGTCTTCTACTGCATGCATATAAAAGAAAAAAGACTGTGAGCTATTGTCTAAAATGA
- the LOC141675230 gene encoding receptor-like protein 7: MIMSNFITSYMAIIVMIISLQHHLAASLSPQEQKTALFHFKQSLNISTSTRSCFYSDSFLNRYEIPSHPKTKNWSMSSDHCTWEGVTCEYKTGDVIGLDLSCSQLEGAILPNSTLFQLSYLQFLNLSNNDLYSLSGEFPQEFGFFAKGLTHLNLSYTLFQGRVPSGISHLHKLVSLDLNYNKGVKLEDKVFKSLLQNLTQLRVLNLQRVNISSVLPFNLSNSLRVLNLEYTGLHGVLPQEVFHLPNLEFLDLGRNRDLKGVLPKVKWGSSATLQHLSLSGINFNSGGIPRSLGYLESLVSLNLQFCNLSGPIPRSIGNLIQLSYLGLEGNNLHGPILTHLANCTNIIYLYLNSNNFTGLLPSKFVAHSSDLIDVNLSDNGFTGPLPSSLFNLPSLEKLDLSYNGFTGPLPSSLFNLPSLEKLDLSYNGFTGSIPQSISRFVKLTDLDFSSNNFSGVLNMSMFSPLESLYYLDLSHNHFLTVRSTAMNPLPPTLFTLRLSSCNMKEFPHFSKDAEISLHYVDLSNNDIEGEIPDWIGSVWYYLNISHNNLTGGLEQLPWYTIQYLDLQSNNLNGSLPDLICNSSFLEVLNLSHNKLSGVLPSCRTQLTLLSVFDLRMNNIQGSLPSTLSNFRNLTSINLHGNKLQGGFPSSFAEFDKLETLDLGSNQINDTFPQCLEALPNLQVLVLKSNKFYGTMNKTSEVEHPFPSLRIIDLSYNDFSGPLPVIYFRNFKAMMNGEVNKIKRSYMERQYYSDSTNLVIKGYEIQLNRILTVFTTIDLSKNNFEGKISEYTGNLLSLRFLNLSHNHLTGHIPPSIANLTVLESLDLSSNQLEGEIPGQLIGLYSLALLNLSYNKLRGHIPEGFQFNTFEIDSYVGNLGLCGKPLSKKCGHDNVTQEEDEEEEDDYFFGGFTWEAVVIGYGCGVVPAFIAGYLMLLARKPKWFAGIIAMELGLKVRRMEIKWR, translated from the coding sequence ATGATAATGAGTAATTTCATCACCAGTTATATGGCAATCATTGTGATGATCATCTCCTTGCAACACCACCTTGCTGCTTCTTTAAGTCCCCAAGAGCAAAAAACTGCATTATTCCACTTTAAGCAAAGCTTGAATATCAGTACCTCTACAAGAAGTTGCTTCTATTCTGATTCTTTTTTAAATAGATATGAAATTCCTTCACATCCAAAGACTAAGAATTGGAGCATGAGTTCTGATCACTGCACATGGGAGGGAGTTACCTGCGAATACAAGACAGGGGACGTGATCGGACTGGATTTAAGTTGCAGTCAGCTGGAAGGAGCCATTCTTCCTAACAGCACTCTCTTCCAGCTCTCCTATCTCCAGTTCCTTAACCTTTCCAACAACGACCTTTATTCCCTCTCCGGTGAGTTCCCTCAAGAATTCGGTTTCTTTGCAAAAGGTTTGACACATCTCAACCTCTCTTATACTCTGTTTCAAGGAAGAGTTCCCTCAGGAATCTCTCATTTGCATAAACTGGTCTCACTTGATCTCAATTACAATAAAGGTGTTAAACTCGAAGATAAAGTGTTCAAATCACTATTACAGAATTTAACTCAACTGAGAGTGCTTAATCTTCAACGGGTTAACATCTCCTCTGTTTTACCCTTTAATTTATCTAATTCCTTGAGGGTTCTTAACCTTGAGTATACCGGTTTACACGGAGTATTACCCCAAGAGGTTTTCCACCTTCCCAACTTAGAATTTCTAGACCTGGGTCGTAACAGAGATCTAAAAGGAGTATTACCCAAAGTTAAGTGGGGAAGTAGTGCTACTCTCCAACACCTTTCTCTTTCTGGGATAAATTTCAATAGCGGAGGTATACCGAGATCATTAGGATATCTAGAGTCATTGGTTAGTTTAAACCTCCAATTTTGTAATTTATCTGGGCCGATACCCAGATCCATAGGGAACCTTATTCAACTTTCTTACTTGGGCCTCGAAGGCAATAATCTCCATGGCCCAATTTTAACACATTTAGCAAACTGTACAAACATAATATATCTATACCTTAATTCTAACAATTTCACAGGTCTTTTACCCTCTAAATTTGTTGCCCACTCCAGTGATCTCATTGATGTAAATCTGAGTGATAATGGGTTCACTGGACCCCTTCCCTCAAGTTTGTTTAACCTTCCATCACTAGAAAAGTTAGATTTGAGCTATAATGGGTTCACTGGACCCCTTCCCTCAAGTTTGTTTAACCTTCCATCACTAGAAAAGTTAGATTTGAGCTATAATGGGTTCACTGGATCCATCCCACAATCAATTTCTCGATTTGTGAAACTTACTGACCTTGACTTTTCATCAAACAATTTCAGTGGTGTTTTGAACATGAGTATGTTTTCACCCCTTGAATCCCTTTACTATCTTGATCTTTCTCATAACCATTTTCTCACAGTGAGAAGCACAGCTATGAACCCACTCCCTCCAACACTTTTCACATTGCGATTGTCATCTTGTAACATGAAAGAGTTCCCACACTTTTCAAAAGATGCAGAGATCTCATTGCATTATGTAGACCTATCAAACAATGATATTGAAGGGGAAATTCCTGATTGGATTGGGTCAGTGTGGTATTATCTGAATATTTCTCACAACAATCTAACCGGTGGTCTTGAGCAACTACCTTGGTATACCATTCAGTACCTTGATCTCCAGTCCAATAATCTTAATGGATCATTGCCCGACTTGATCTGTAATTCAAGCTTTCTTGAGGTACTCAATTTGTCTCATAACAAGTTGAGTGGTGTACTCCCCAGTTGTAGAACACAATTGACCCTTCTTTCAGTGTTTGACCTGCGGATGAATAACATTCAGGGGAGCCTTCCATCAACCTTATCAAATTTTCGTAATTTGACAAGTATTAATTTGCATGGCAACAAATTACAAGGAGGATTTCCTTCTTCTTTTGCGGAATTTGATAAGTTGGAAACTCTTGATCTTGGAAGTAATCAAATAAATGATACGTTCCCACAGTGTTTGGAAGCTCTTCCAAATCTCCAAGTTCTGGTTCTGAAATCAAATAAGTTTTATGGTACTATGAACAAGACTTCTGAGGTTGAACACCCATTTCCAAGCTTGAGAATCATTGATTTATCGTACAATGATTTTTCTGGTCCACTGCCAGTAATCTATTTCAGAAACTTCAAGGCTATGATGAATGGAGAAGTTAATAAAATAAAGCGAAGTTATATGGAGCGGCAGTATTACAGTGATTCCACGAATCTGGTGATAAAAGGCTATGAGATTCAGTTAAACAGAATTTTAACTGTATTCACAACCATAGATCTATCAAAAAACAATTTTGAAGGGAAGATTTCTGAATACACTGGAAATCTATTGTCACTCAGATTTCTCAATCTTTCTCACAATCATCTCACAGGCCACATACCACCTTCTATTGCAAATTTGACAGTGTTGGAATCACTAGACCTCTCATCCAACCAACTTGAAGGAGAAATTCCAGGGCAACTCATTGGTTTATATTCGCTTGCACTTCTAAATCTTTCTTACAACAAACTTCGAGGTCATATTCCAGAAGGTTTTCAATTCAACACATTTGAAATTGACAGCTATGTTGGTAACTTGGGACTGTGTGGAAAACCATTGTCCAAAAAGTGCGGACATGATAATGTGACACAAGAAGAAGATGAAGAGGAGGAGGATGATTACTTTTTTGGTGGTTTTACATGGGAAGCTGTGGTGATTGGATACGGCTGTGGAGTGGTGCCTGCATTTATTGCTGGATACTTGATGTTGCTAGCTAGAAAACCTAAATGGTTTGCTGGTATCATTGCCATGGAACTGGGCCTCAAGGTCAGGAGGATGGAGATTAAATGGAGATAA